The Euphorbia lathyris chromosome 3, ddEupLath1.1, whole genome shotgun sequence genome contains a region encoding:
- the LOC136223913 gene encoding probable glucuronoxylan glucuronosyltransferase IRX7 codes for MGADFIHFKKTRGFYIKMRLIHRKQSLDKNTNNLFFRYYKYLLWISLSLYFFTSYFISHNKPIPLSKPHHSRSLFESRNSTSFFKDFKVYVYELPPEYNSDWLSNNRCSTHLFASEVAIHKALSNSDDVRTFDPYQADFFFVPVYVSCNFSTVNGFPAIGHARPLLKSAVDFVSKNYPFWDRSNGSDHVFVASHDFGACFHTLEDRAREDGIPEFLRNSIMLQTFGVNYDHPCQNVENVVIPPYISPESVRSTLREASLTGGRRDIWAFFRGKMELHPKNVSGRYYSKKVRTAIWRKFNGDRRFYLQRERFAGYQSEIVRSVFCLCPLGWAPWSPRLVESVALGCVPVIIADGIRLPFSSAVPWPEISLTVAEKDVGKLGKILQHVAATNLSTVQKNLRDPAVKRALLFNDQMEEGDATWQLLNELASKLDRSRRRGRVSSE; via the exons ATGGGGGCTGATTTCATACACTTCAAGAAAACCAGAGGTTTCTACATCAAGATGAGACTTATTCATAGAAAACAATCTCTAGACAAGAACACAAACAATCTTTTCTTTAGATACTACAAATACCTCCTCTGGATTTCCCTTTCTCTCTACTTCTTCACCTCTTATTTCATCAGTCATAATAAACCAATCCCTCTTTCTAAACCTCACCATTCTCGTTCTCTCTTTGAATCCAGAAACTCCACATCTTTCTTCAAGGATTTCAAGGTCTATGTCTATGAATTGCCGCCGGAATATAACTCCGATTGGTTATCTAATAACAGATGTAGCACCCATTTGTTTGCTTCTGAAGTAGCTATTCATAAAGCCTTATCAAACAGTGATGATGTACGGACTTTTGATCCCTATCAAGCTGATTTCTTCTTTGTCCCTGTTTATGTTTCTTGTAATTTCAGTACTGTTAATGGGTTTCCGGCGATCGGACATGCTAGGCCTCTGTTGAAGTCGGCGGTTGATTTCGTTTCAAAAAATTACCCCTTTTGGGATAGATCAAATGGTTCTGATCATGTCTTTGTTGCTTCTCATGACTTCGGTGCTTGTTTTCACACTCTG GAGGATAGAGCTAGAGAAGATGGGATACCGGAGTTTTTGAGGAATTCAATCATGTTACAGACTTTTGGCGTTAATTATGATCACCCATGTCAAAACGTTGAGAACGTGGTTATACCACCTTATATCTCGCCGGAAAGTGTTCGGTCAACGCTTAGAGAAGCGTCGTTGACCGGCGGCCGTCGTGATATTTGGGCGTTCTTTAGAGGGAAGATGGAACTTCACCCGAAGAATGTCAGCGGACGATATTACAGCAA GAAGGTGAGGACGGCGATATGGAGGAAGTTCAACGGCGACCGGCGGTTTTACTTGCAAAGAGAGAGATTCGCCGGTTACCAATCGGAGATAGTCCGGTCAGTGTTTTGCTTATGTCCATTAGGGTGGGCCCCATGGAGTCCGAGACTGGTTGAATCCGTCGCATTGGGTTGCGTGCCGGTAATAATAGCTGATGGTATCCGGTTACCCTTCTCATCGGCCGTGCCTTGGCCGGAAATTTCCCTCACCGTCGCGGAAAAAGACGTCGGGAAATTAGGGAAGATTCTGCAACACGTCGCCGCTACTAATTTGTCGACTGTGCAGAAAAACCTCCGGGACCCGGCCGTCAAGCGGGCCCTACTGTTTAACGACCAAATGGAAGAAGGAGATGCCACGTGGCAGCTATTAAATGAGCTGGCAAGTAAGCTAGATAGGTCACGAAGGAGAGGAAGAGTTTCTAGCGAATGA